TGTACAGTGATTAGCAACAAGAATAGAAAAATCTAATTTTGCAAAATAAATAAGTGTTTCTTCAATTTGATCCCCCGAAGCAGAAGAAAGATGGGTTCCACCAATAATTCCATAAATTCTTTCTTCTTTAGTAACCTCTTTAGCATATTCTATAATATTTACTACACCAGAATGGGCGCATCCAAGAATTATAACCAGTCCTTTATCTGTTTTAATAAATAAGCTCATATCATCAAGTATAGGATCTGGGAGTTTTTGCCCATTCCTTTTTACATAAAGTCTCGGATCCATTTTTTCAAAGGTTGTTTTTCTTGGGATCTCCCCACTTACCCATATATTAGGAAATATCTCAAAGGGCTCTTTAATCCATTCAAAATTAGCTCCAAGCCCCTCTAAAGTTTCTCTTCTAAAGGGTATTCCTACATAATAATCCTCTAAAGCATAATGAAGACTATAAATATCTCTATGAGCATAAATATTGATAGGTTTTCTAATGAATTCTAAAACTTTTTTCAATCCACCAGTATGATCATAATGTCCATGGCTTAAAACTATAGCATCAGTTTTTTTTAAATCTATTCCTAAACGAAGCGCATTTTCTACAACTTTCCCAGTTTGCCCAGTATCAAATAAAAGGTTATATTCTTCGTGTTCAATCCATAAACTTAATCCATGCTCCCCTGTAAGCCCTGTAGGAATTAAAACACCTACTGAATTTTCTATTAAAACAACAATTTTCATTTTTATTTAATTAATTTTATTTTAAAATTGAGAAACATTTTCATTATTATCATAATATTATCCTTAATTTTGTCAACCGAAGATTTTAAATATTAATTGCAAAATCTATCTCTTCTCTTTTTTAAGGAAAGTTTATATAATTAAAAATTGACCATGCTTAAGTTTCTTTTTTTAAAAAAAGAAACGATAACCTTACCAGAAATTTTAGAAGATCTTAAGAAAGAAAAAAGGCTAAATTTAATCCCTATAGAAGAAGTACACAAGCTTTCCTTAGAAGAATTAAAAGAGGTACAAGCTATTTTAGTTCTTGGAGGAGATGGCACCTTTTTAAAAGCTGTGCCTTATGCTTATAAATATGATTTGCCCATTCTTGGGGTAAATATGGGAAAATTTGGATTTTTAACTGAAACTTACATAGAGGAGCTTCCCTATACAATTCTTGCTTTAGAAAAAGGTTTAAATTTTTTTGAAGAAAGAACGCTTTTAAAAGTAATTTATCAAAATAAAGAATATGTAGGTTTAAATGAAGGAGCTATAATGAAAGGCCCAACCGGAAAAATCATCTATTTAAATTTAAAAATAAACAACATAGAAGTAACTACTATTTATGGAGATGGCTTAATTATTTCAACCCCAACAGGTTCTACTGCTTATAACCTTTCTGCAGGGGGTCCGATTGTACATCCGAAAGCTAAGGTTTTTATCTGTACCCCTATTTGCTCATTCAAAATAAATATTAGACCTTTAATAATTCCTGATGATTGTATAATTGAAGTCTCTGTAAATAAAACTGATGAAGATATTCATCTATTAATTGATGGACAAATAAATTTATTCATTAAAAAGGAAGAAGAAATATTAATTAAAAAGGCAGAAAAAACCCTAAAACTAATTCCTTCTTTAAAAAGGAATTATTTTCAAATTTTAAAAGAGAAATTCCAGTGGTAAATTATATCTCTTCCTCTTCTTTTTTAAGAAGTTTAGAAGCGAGTTCTTCCTTTTTTTCTTTAATTGCTTCCTTCCCTTTTTCAATAGCTTCCTTTATTTCTTCTTTTTTAGTTTTAAGGATTTCTTTAGCTTTAGCTGAAAGTTCTTCAGCTTTTTCCTTTAAAGCCTCTGCCTCAGCTTTTAATTTTTCAGTAGTTTTTTCAACCTCATCTTTTATTTTTCTTCTTACCTCTTCTCCACTTGCAGGAGCGAGTAAAAGAGCTGTTATTCCTCCAGCCACAAAACCTACTAAAAAAGCTAAAAATATTGTTTTTTTCTCACCCATAGTAACACCTCCTTTATAAATTTTAACTTATCTTTTTTCTTTTAACGATAAAGAAAGAATCCTTCTTAAACTACTACTTAATTCCTTTGCACCTGTAATTAAAGAACTTAATTCAATATATAAATTTTTAATCTGATTATTAAGAGAATCAAGCAACATTTTAGTAGTGTTTCCAAAATCTATGATAGAATTTATAAGTGGATCTAAAGAATTCACTGTTACTTTTACTTTTTCTGTTACAAATCTAACATTTTTTATATTTTCCTTTGCATTTTCAGTTATATCTTTTATTTCATCTGTAACTATTTCTACTTTTCCTTTCACAAAAGCCTCAAAATCTTTTACAGTTTCACCTATTTCTCTTATTATATTAGGAACAATCTTTAAATTAGTAATTAATTCATTTAAATTATCAACAGCAGTTTTAATAGAGTCTATAGTACTATTAAGATTTTCTAAAAGGGGATTCAAATTTCCCAGATCCTGATTTAAACGAGTAACTATTTTATTAATTTTTAAGAATATAAAAATAGATATACTTATTAAAATAATAGATAAAATAACTAACAGGTATATTAAAATTTCCATAGATAACTCCTTTAAAAGATTTATTTTAAAAATATAAAACAGAATTTTAATTTTTCCACTTTATTAAATCTGGAGAAGTTCTTTTAATAAAAACATTTTTAGGAACAATTCTTATACTATACTGTTTTAAACCATGAGCATATAAAGGATAAACACCATAAAATATAGCTTTATTATCTTTATATTCCTTAAAAGGAATAGGATAAACTTCAAGTCGTCTTTCTATCTCTTCTTCTACCCCTGGAGCTACAACGCAATAAATTTCACTTATAAAAACTACTTGAACCTCTATCAAATCCGGAGAAAGACCAGCAAGATCAATTTCTACAGTTAATTCAAGTTTATCCTCTTCAAAAAGATTTCTTCCTACAAGATTATCATAAACATTAAGAATTTTTATATCTTTCCATTTTTCTAAAATAGTATTTTTCTTATTTATTAATTCACGTAAAAAGGCATAATTATTTTCTGTAAGGATTTTAAAATTTTCTAAGGCAGGAATATAAAATTTTTGGGTATATTCAAGAAGAACTCGATTTATAGAAAAATGTTTACAAGCTGTATAGATTGCCTGTTTCATCATTTTAATCCAATTTTTAGGAATACCCTCTTCATCTCTCTCAAAAAATAAAGGTATTATTTCATTTTCTAAAAGGTTATAAATTTGATTAGCTTCAAAGGCATTATAAGGTGGTAGTCCTTCCTTTGGATGAATAGCCCATCCGTTATTTCCTGTATAACCCTCTGGCCACCATCCATCAAGTACACTTAAATGCAAAACCCCGTTCATTGATGCCTTTATACCGGAAGTTCCTGAAGCTTCCATTGGTCTATAAGGAGTATTTAACCACACATCTGATCCCCAAACTAAATATCTTGCAAGATGTATGTCGTAATTTTCAAGAAAAATTACTTTATCATAAAAATTATATTGTTCTCTAAATTCTAAAATCTCTTTTATCATTTTTTTACCTTCTTCATCCTTAGGATGAGCCTTTCCAGCAAAAAGCAAAATTGTATCAGTATTTCTCAAAATTTCTGCTAATTTTTCTTTATTATATAAAATTAAAGTATTTCTTTTGTATCCAGTAACCCTTCTTGCACAGGTAATAATTAAATGATGTGCTGTAGGGAATTTAAAAACCCTTGTTTCTTTACCTAAATGTCTTATTTTAAAATATTCTTCTTCTAATACTTTTTTAAGATAAGCTATTAACCTATATTTGTTTCTTTTGTGAGCCTCCCAGATTTCTTCACCAGGTATTTTTAAAATTTCTTCCCATCCGGTATCTTCCTCAGACATGTAGATAAAGTGTGTACCTAAGTATTTTTTAAGTAAATTGTAGAAAGGTTCACTTAACCATCTCCAATGTACACCATTGGTGATATAATAAATGGGAACCTCTTCAGAAATAAATTTTTCAAAAAGAGGATTCCACATTTGTTTTGTAGTATTTTGATGAATTCTTGAAACAGCATTTACATAAGAAGAATTTCTAATAGCTAAAGCTGGAAGCCAAAAGATAGTTTTATCTTTTCCTATAAAACCTTCTTCAAAAAGTTTTTCCCTTGTTTCTAAATCAAGTACATCTTCAAGAAGATCAAAAAGGTATTTTTTAACCAGTTCATGAGGAAAATGCTCATTTCCAGAAATTACAGGAGTATGGGTAGTAAAGATGGTAGTTTCTTTGATAAGCATTTTAGCTTCTTCTAAAGACAATCCCTCTTCCTTTATTAAATCCTTTAACCTTGCAAATATTACAAAAGCAGAATGTCCTTCATTAAGATGATAAAGTTTTGGCTTTATCCCCATAGCTTTAAGAGCATAATATCCACCTAATCCTAATATAATTTCTTGTTGAATCCTTTTTTCCGGTTCCCCTGGATAAAGATATCTTAAAATATCTCTCATTTCTGGAGAATTTTCATAAATATCTGTATCTAAAAAATAACAAATATTTCTTCCCACTTCTAATTTCCAAACTTTTACTTTTACAGGTTTATCAAGAATTTCTAAATTTATAATAAGAGGTTCATCTTTTTCAGTTTTTACTTCTTGTAAAAAATTTAAAAATACTTCTACCTCATCAGCTTCTTCTATTTGAGTTTTGGCTAAGGGATCGATCTTTTGCCGGAAATAGCCATTTTTATAAAGAAGTCCAATTCCAATAAGAGGCAACCCAAGGTCTGAAGCTCCTATTATCATATCACCTGCTAATATACCTAACCCTCCAGCATAAACAGGAAGAACAGGATGAAAACCAAATTCAGTGCTAAAATAAGCTATTATTTCTTCAGATGTAAAATTTGCACTTTCTATAAGAGGGTGTTTATATTCTTTATATTCCTCAAAGGTTTCCCAAATATCTTCTAAATCCATTAAAAATCTTTCATCTTTCTCAAGTCTTTGAAATATTGGTTTAGGAAGATAATAAAGAAATTTTTTTGCATTGTATTTTAATCTTCTAAAAGTTTCTGCATCAATTTTATAGAAAATTGAGAGTGCATCATAATTCCAGGTAAACCAAAGATTGTTAGAAAGGTCTAAAAGCTTTTTCAATTTTTCAGGAATTCTTGGATAAACAAAAAATTTCTTAAATTCCATATCTTTACTCCTCTAATCTATTTTCTATATCACTTAATATACTCATATAATACCTATAAACTTCTTCAGGGGAAGAATAGGGAGAAAAATATTTATGCACATCCCCATCCTGAAAATATTTAATACACATATAATAGAAATGATCAGATGTAGTAAGTTTTTTAAGAATAGATATTAAATCTTTTTTCCTTTTTTCTTTAGCTATTTTTAACAATTCATAACAGGTTTTCATAGCATTCCATTGTAAAGAATTAGATAACCAAGCAGATAAATCCCTTTCTATATCTGCCCAAGAGGTTGGTTCAGGGACAGATATAGTTTTAGGTTTATAATTTAAAGTATGACTCACTTCTGATGGTAAAAGAAAAGCTATACCCCTTTCTTTTAACAACAATTCTACCACGCTTTTTATAAATTCAAAAATCCCACTTTCTTTCCACTGATGTTCTCCAAAGGTTTCATAATCCATAAATAGATTTAGATATAGATTTTTACCTCCTTTTTCAATAAGAGTTAAATCTTTTATCCAAGAGACATATTTTTCAGCTGTTAGAGGGTATTCTTCCCAAGATTTATCACTAAATCTAAAGGCAATATCATCTGAAAGCCTATAATGTTTTAAAAGAAGAAGATGAGCATGATTATAAGAAATTCTTGGATATAAAGGAGAATCTCCTTTTAATATTTTATCAGCTCCCTCAATCAAAATAGTTTTAATGTGAGGAAGACTTAAAAGAATATCGGAAAGTTTATCAAAATAAATTAGCTCGGTATTTCTAAAAACTGTAGGAATAAAACCAAATTCTTTTTTTATAAGCTCTTCATGTTCAGCTACTTGCTCCAAAAATTCATTTAAATCAAAAACAGAGGAAAGAGAATGATAATAGGTTTCATTTAATAATTCAACTCCTCCAGTTTTAACAAGATCTAAAAAGGATTCAAAAACATCGGGACGATATCTTTTAGCCTGTTCTACAAAAGTTCCTGTAATACTAAAGGAGATCTTAAACCGTCCATCTGAGCTTTCAATTAGGTTTTTAAAAAGTTTATTAGCAGGAAGATAACATCTTTCAGAAACCTTATTAAATATATATTTGTTTAAATCTTCATCAAAATAATCAACTTTTTCTTTTATATCAAAAACTTTGTATTTATTTATTCTAAAAGGTTGATGAACTTGAAAATAAAAAATTACATAAAGCATATATTATATACGAGCTCTCTATATATATTAATTACCTCTTCAGCACGATCTTCCCACTTAAATTTTTGAACTTCTATTTGGGCTTTTTCTTGAATTTCAGCCAGTTTTTCAGGATTTTCAAGCAAATCTATTACTATCTCTACCATTTTATTTATATCCCAAAAATCAACTTTATAAGCATTTTCTATAATTTCAGAAACTCCAGATTGTTTAGAAACAATTAAAGCACATCCATGAGACATAGCCTCAAGTGCAACAAGACCAAATGGTTCAGAAGGAGAAGGCATAACTACAACATCACTCATACTTAAAGCTGTTTCAACCTCCTGTCGAGTAAGAAAACCTGTAAACATAATTTGAGTTCCTATTCCAAGACTTGCAGCCTCTAACATTAAATGCCTTTCCATTTCCCCTGCACCAGCTATCAAAAATCTTACTTTTTTGCCATAAGTATTTATTATTTTTTTGGCAAATTCTAAGAAAATCCCAGGTCCCTTTTGAATGGTGAGTCTCCCCAAAAATAAAATAACCGGTTCTTTAAATTTTTTGATCTTTTCAGGTGGTTTGGAAGGAGGTGAAAAGGCATTATAGATAACCCTTATTTTTTCTTCAGGAACTTTATAATGCTCTTTTATAAGATTTGAGGTATATTTTGATACTGCTACCACCCTATCTGAAAAATTAAGACCTAAATATTCTATTTCATGAATAATGGGATGTCCAAATCCAAGTGCTCTATCAAATTCAGTGGCATGAATATGAGTTACTAAAGGGACATTATATAGTTTTTTTAAAAATAAGCCTGCAGGATAAGTAAGCCAATCATGGGCGTGTATTAAATTAAAATCAAGGGCTTTACTAATTTCTAATACATTTTCTGTATAAGTACCTACCTTTGAAATTAGAGAATTATCTTGAGATAAAAGAGTTTCTAATCTTTCCAACACTTCATTTGGAATTTCATAAAATATTTGGGTCTTTAATTGAGGAGGTTCCCATCTTTTAGTAATCGAAATTAAATGAGGAGATAAATAGGCTCCTTTTGGTTCTAAATAATGAAATTCATAAAAACTTAAAGGAATTGGTTCAAATTGTTTTTTATCCCATTTTTTTGCAGTTGGATAATCAGCTTCCCAGGAGGAAGAAATTTCAAAAAAAACTTTTTCTTGAGTTGGTAAGATCATATAAATTTTTATTCCCTTTTCAGCAAGGGCTTTAAAAAGTCCATAACATGCTATACCAAGTCCCCCTACTATAAAAGGAGGATATTCCCAAGTAAGCATTAATACCTTCATATTATAACTCCTTTTAAAGTTTGTAAGCCTTTTTCTATAAGATAAATAGAAGCCACTGACCAAAATTGAGCATGAGCTCCCTTTGGATAATAGGGATTTTCTCCATCATATAATTCAGGGATACTTGCTATTTTACCAGATATAATCATATCTCTAAAAGGTTTTACCAGCTTATTGAGTTCTTCTTTAAGAATTTTTTTATTTTTGTAAACTTTTTTCAAAACTTCAGCATAGGGATAAAGAAGCCATACCCAAACCGTTCCATTATGATAAGCAAGATCTCTTAAATATTGACTTCCAAAGTAGTTCTTTCTAAAATTAGGATGCCTTGGGGAAAGACTTCTTAATCCATAGGAAGTAAGAAGTTCTTTTTTAGCAAGCTCTAACCCTTTTGTCATAGAAGTTTTATCAGCTATATCATACGGCAAACTTAAAGCTATGATATAATTAGGACGGATCTCGAAAATAGGTTCCTTTTTGTAAATTCTATCAGCCCAAAGTTCTCCATTAAAATACTTAGCAAAGCTTTTCTTCTGTTTTCTTATTAAAGAGTTTATATTATATTTTTTTATAAAAGGTTCTTCCAAATATTTAGAAGAAAACTTAAGCAAATTATACCATAAAGCTGAAATCTCAATTGGTTTACCATATCTTGGAGTAATAGGAATCCCATCAATAACTACATCCATCCAAGTTAAAGCTAAATTGATATTATCTGGTATTTCAATAAATCCATCTTCAGGATCAATTCTAAAGGGTAAAAAAGAATTAGTTAAAAACTGAGTTATAATTTCTTTGATAGCTTGAAGTAATTCATTTTTCTGTTTTTCAGAAATTTTATCTTTAAAAAATTCTATAAATTGAAAAATACGTAGCCCAAACCATAAAGTTCCATCAATGGAATTATAGTTTATTTCTGAGAAATCAGTTACCACATTAGGGATAAGCCCATTTTTCATTAGATTTTTATATTTAATAAATATAGTATAGGCTTTTTCAAATCCCTTTTCTAAGTAAAAAATCGCAGGAAGTCCTATAAAGGTATCTCTTCCCCAACAATAAAACCAAGGAAATCCTGCAACAATATCATCCTCCAATAAAAAACTCTCAACCATAAGGTCTAAAATTTTAAAATATTCTTCCTGGGAAAAAGATTTTTTATTCAGATCAAGTTCAGGATAATTTCTATAATAGCTCTCTATAAGCTCAATTTCTTTATTTATATCTTTTACAGGGATATCACTAAAAATTAAATAAAATTTTTCTGCAGGATTAAGATCAACTTCTATTTTAAAAGGAGAAAAAAGATCTTCTGTTGCTTCATAACCTCTTATCTCCTCTATAGGATAATAAACATGATAATAAAAAATGGGATCTTTAAAAATTTTTCCTTTAGAAAGATAAATAAAAAGCGCGAATTCATTTTTTGAGACAAAAGCTTCCTTTTCAAAAATATTTATTTCCACATCAGCTTCTTTCCAGTCCTTTTCAAATTGGACAGTATGATGATTTCTAAAAGAAAATTTTGGTCTTATTTCAAGCTTAAAGGGATAGGTGCTTATATTTTGATAAGTTATAAGGACTAAATTTTTTTCTTTATGCATTTTTATAGATTTTTTAAGAAAAAAATCTTTACTTTGGGGACAAGCAAAATAAAAAGAGGGATAGGGAAGATAGAAAAATTCTTTTATTAGCTTATATCCCTCTGGATAAGTAATATCTCTATAAAAGTTTGTATCAAGAAAATAAGTTAATCCTGAAAGAAAGGTAACCTTTTCTTCTACAGAACTTACTAAATGAATTCTCTCACCTTTTTTTCTCCCAGCAATAAGTAATCCATGATACTTTCTTGAATTAGCTAAAAAAGCATTTCCTAAAGCATAACCTCCAAGCCTATTGGTAATGATCCATTCATAAGGAGTAAACAAATGAAAAAGTTCTTTTAACATGTAAAATTATCCAATAAGCTTTTTAAAGAATTATACAGTTTAAATAATAGAAATTCAAGACAATTTTTTTAATTTTTTAACATTTTTTTTAATTTTTATACGTTAAATCTAAAATAAACTATATCTCCATCCTTTATTTCGTAATCCTTTCCTTCTATTTTTATTAATCCCAATTCTTTTGCTTTGTGAAGAGAACCTATTTTAATATAATCTTCATAATTAATGACTTCGGCTGCAATAAAACCTCTTTCCATATCAGAATGTATTTTCCCTGCAGCTTTTAAAGCTTTTGTTCCCTTTTTTATTGTCCAAGCCCTTGTTTCTTTAGGATTTGTAGTAAAAAAAGTTATCAGATTTAGTATTTTGTAACCAACCTTAATTATTTTATCAAGACCAGACTCTCTTAAATTAAGCGCCTCCATAAAATCCTTTCTTTCTTCCTTAGGAAGTTCTATCAATTCCTGCTCGATTTTTCCGCAAAGAATTATAATAGGAATTTCCTTTTTTAAAGCGAATTCTTTAAGTTTAATTATTGAAGGATTATTTTCCCCTTCTGGAAGATCTTTCTCGGAAATATTAGCAATATACATCATGGGCTTTATAGTAAGTAAAAACAGTTCCTTTTCTAAAAAATTTATTTCAGAATTATCAAAGAGTTTTAGGTTTTCTCTTAAAGGTTTAAGTTCCTCAAGTATATTTTTTGCTTTTATTAAAGTTTCAAGCTCAGCTTTAGCAGTTTTTGTATCAGTTTTTATAAGTTTTTTGGTTTTTTCTAACCTTTTTTCTAAAGTTTTAAGATCTGCCATTATAAGTTCTATTTCCACTATTTCTACATCTCTTATAGGATTTATATAACCTTCCACATGAGAAATTTTTTCATCTTCAAAACATCTTATTACATGAGCAATAGCAGAAACTTGTCTTATATAAGAAAGAAATTGATTCCCCAACCCTTCACCTTTACTTGCACCTTTAACCAGTCCAGCTATATCAATAAATTTTATAGTTGCTGGAGTTACCATTTTACTTTTTTCAAGCTCATAAATCTTATATAATCTTTCATCAGGAACATTAACTATTCCCACATTTGGCTCAATGGTACAAAAAGGATAATTAGCAACCTCTGCTTTATTAGCTTGAATTAATGCATTAAAAATAGTTGACTTACCAACATTGGGGAGTCCAACAATTCCTATTTCCATAAAGTTCCTTTAAGGAATTACTTTTCTAAAAGAGAATATAATATTTGATAAATATCCTTAGGAAATTTTACGATTTTGCCTTCTTTGTTAATAGGCACATGAACAGTATATCCCTCAGTAATAAGATTTTCATTTTTAAAGATTTTGTATTCAAATACCACTTTATAGGTTTTCAATTCTTTTATAGCAGTTCTTATAATTAAAAGATCATCATATTTAGCTGGAGCCTTATATCTAATGAAACTTTCAACTACAGGTAAAATAATACCTTTTTTTTCTTCTATTTCCTTATAACTTATACCTGCTGAACGGATTAATTCAGCTCTTCCTATTTCAAAAAGACGAAGATAATTTCCATAATACATAACCTCTCCACAATCAGTGTCTCCATAAAGAACTCTATAAGTTACTTCCTTTATCATATTTTTACTCTTGCAATTTTTTTAAACTGTGGTTATATGCAAACATTATGGATAATCAAATTTTAACTCAAAAAATTAAAAAGGTAATAGCAGGTCCTAAAAGAATTAAAAAACTTATTGAAAAGGTTGCTGAACAAATATTAAAAAAACATCCTATTTTAGATAAGGTATCTTTAATTGGTATTCAAACAGGGGGTGCCCCTTTTGCTAATAGATTAAGAGAAATACTTTTTCAAAAAACAGGGGTTGAAATACCTATAGGATATCTTGATATAACTTTATATAGAGATGATTGGACGAGAATTACCAATTATCCTAAGGTTAAGAAAACTGAAATACCCTTTTCTATAGAGGATCTTAATATTATTTTAGTCGATGATGTTATATATACTGGAAGAACTGTTAGAGCAGCTATGGATGCTCTTATAGATATAGGTCGTCCTAAAAAAATAGAACTTGCAGTTTTAGTGGATAGAGGGGGTAGAGAATTTCCTATAGAACCAAATTATGTAGGACTTAGAATTAAAAATATTAATTTTAACGAATATGTTTCAGTTTATTTCAAGGAACTTCATCAAAAGGATCAAATCTGTTTAGAAGTTTATCAATAATTTTCCAAATAGTGAATTTTTTCTTTTTTATGGGGAAAATTTTTAATTTTAGGGTATAATTTTTAATTTAAATGATTAGTTTTTGTGAAAAATTTTGCAAAGGAGGTCAATTTTAAATTATGTGCACTCTAAAGAGACTTGCGGAAAAGGGTATAATTACAG
The window above is part of the Thermodesulfobacterium geofontis OPF15 genome. Proteins encoded here:
- the pyrR gene encoding bifunctional pyr operon transcriptional regulator/uracil phosphoribosyltransferase PyrR, whose amino-acid sequence is MDNQILTQKIKKVIAGPKRIKKLIEKVAEQILKKHPILDKVSLIGIQTGGAPFANRLREILFQKTGVEIPIGYLDITLYRDDWTRITNYPKVKKTEIPFSIEDLNIILVDDVIYTGRTVRAAMDALIDIGRPKKIELAVLVDRGGREFPIEPNYVGLRIKNINFNEYVSVYFKELHQKDQICLEVYQ